The Setaria viridis chromosome 9, Setaria_viridis_v4.0, whole genome shotgun sequence sequence TGCAGCCGCGCCATTTCGCTGCCCTTCGAGATATCTTCCCCGCCGCGAACGGCCTGACTGATCAAGAACTGCTGCTGCTCACCAGTCAGGCGTGCGCCATTCCCGCCACCTAAATGCGTCTGAACGCCTACCATGTTGTAATTTATCATGGACCAGCCTAATCACAACCTTTTGGTTTGGAATGTTCGCGGGTTGAATGCGCGGTGCCGTAGAGATGCGCTGCGAACGATGGTGAGCGATGCCAATGTGGCCATGGTTTGCCTTGAGGAGACCAAGCTCCACGACATCAACCGATTCCTTGTCAGTGAGATGCTAGGACAACGTTTTACACAATTCGCCCATCTACCGTCTTCTGGTGCAAGTGGTGGCATCCTCGTCGCGTGTAGAGGCCCGGAAATCTCCTGCTCCACCGTGCACATTGGTCGGTTCTCTGTCACGGTTAACCTCACCCTGGGAGTGACGGATGAACAATGTAGTCTCACCACAGTATATGGGCCGCAACCGGAAGCTGACAAGATCGAGTTCCTCGACGAACTTTGATCCGTTCGCAACCTCGTTACGCCGCTATGGGTTATAACAGGAGACTTTAACCTGATCCTAAATGCTGCCgataaaaataacaaaaaccTTAACAGAAGAAACATGGGCCGTTTCAGGAGGTTTATGGATGACATGCAGCTGAAAGATTTGTACCTACATGGATGACGCTTTACGTGGAGCAACGAGCGTTCGAACCCAACCATGGCTAAACTTGACAGAGTCCTAGCGTCAGTAGAGTGGGAGATGAAGTTTCCTGGTGCTTTTTTACAAGCGCTATCTTCAGATATGTCTGATCACTGCCCTCTCCTCCTCGCGACAAATGCCTCCTTCAGTGCCAAGCCTCGATTCCACTTTGAAGCCTGGTGGATCAAGCTACCAGGGTACTTGGATGCGGTGCAACGTGGTTGGAAGTGCCCCCATACAGTTTCAGACCCCTTCACCATTCTTGACCTTAAGCTGAAAAGTACGGCGTGGGAGCTGCAAAGTTGGAGCCAATGTTGTGTCAGCCAAATCAAATCACAACTCTTACTAGCCAGAACCTTGGTCTCTTGGCTGGACAGGGCGCGGGAGGAGCGCCAACTCACAACTAGTGAAGCGAATCTGAGGAATGAACTAAAATGCAAAATCCTCGGTCTGCCTTCCCTCGAGAGGACAATGGCAAGATTAAGATCAAGAATGATCTACCTGAGAGATGGGGACGCTAATACCAAGTTGTTCCATATGCAGTGTGGCCACAGAGCTAAGAAAAAGTTCATCTCCCAACTGGAACACAATGGTGTCCTGGCACTCACACATGATGAAAAAGAACTACTGCTCCACAAATATTTTTCTGAAATATTGGGTTCTCATGTGCAAAGAACAGACTTCGTCAACTTGCCTGCCCTGGGTTTCCTACCAACAGACCTCCATCACGGTTCCTTTCACTGAATCTGAAATCTGGAGCACAATTAAAATGATGCCTAATGAGAGAGCACCGGGGCCTGATGGGTTCATTTCAGAATTCTATAAGTCTGCTTGGTCTGTGGTAAAGGCTGACGTCCTGGCTGCTTTCAACGCCTTCTATAGGACTTCCTGTGCACAGCTTCACAAGTTAAACGGTGCCCTGATTACTCTGCTGCCAAAGCACCAGGATGCTAGAAAACCAAGCGAGTACAGGCCGATAAGCCTCATACACAATTTTGCTAAGCTGGTTGCTAAACTCCTAGCTAACAGATTAGCCCCTGAACTCAGTAAGCTGGTGGACGTTAACCAAACTGCTTTCATCAAGCAACGGTCTATTCACGATAATTTCAAATTTGTTGAGCAGGCTGCTAGGACTTTGcacagaaaaaagaaaccctcCTTGCTGATCAAACTGGATATTGCAAAGGCATTCAACACAGTAAGCTGGCCCTTCTTGCTGCAAGTGTTAGAATCCATGGGTTTTGGGCTTAGGTGGAGGAATTGGATATCAGTCCTTATCTCATCAGCCTCTACGAGGGTACAGCTCAATGGAAGATCAGGACCCAGAATTCACAATGCTAGAGGCTTAAGACAGGGTGACCCACTATCACCAATGCTCTTTATTCTTACCATGGAAGTACTCAACCGGCTACTGAAGAAAGCTGCCCAGGATGGTGTCCTTGCCCCACCAGCTGACAATGCCATACATTACCAATGCTCTATCTATGCTGACGATGTGATTCTCTTCGCAGCACCAAGTGTTCAGGATGTCACCACTATTCAGGAGGTGCTCAGATTCTTTGGACGAGCATCTGGACTTTATACTAACCTGGGCAAGAGCTCGATAACCCCCATCTCATGTTCACAGGAACAGCTCGATAGAATTCAGCCTATCCTACCGATCCCCATCTCAGATTTCCCCATCCTTTATCTGGGGCTGCCTCTATTAGTCACGAAACTGAAGAAATGTCACTTTCAACCTTTGATTGATAAGGTTTCAGCAAGCATGCCCGCTTGGAAGGCACCTTTAATGAATAAAGCCGGAAGGCTTACCACAGTGAAGGCGGTAATGAGCTCGGTCACAGTCCATACCTTCATCTCCTTGAAAGTTCCAGAATGGGTATTGCAGGAAATTGACAAGAGATGTTGGGGCTTCCTCTGGGCCGGCAAGCCTGCAGCGGATGGTGGCCATTGCCTGGTGGCCTGGCCATATGTCTGCAGACCGCTCGCTTATGGAGGGTTGGGCATCCCCGACTTGCGCATCGCATCGCTAGCCTTGAGAATGAGGTGGCTATGGCTGAAGAAAACGGATCCCGGTCATCCATGGACACATATGCAGCTCGACTTCGAACAGGATAATGATCTGAAAAAACTATTCCAAGCTTCGATTCAGGTACAAGTAGGAGATGGCAACTTAGCGTTATTTTGGGTTGATAACTGGATGGGTCAGGCCTCGCCGTGTACCTTGGCTCCGGAATTATGCAACTTGATCAGGCCACGAATCAAGAATCGACGGACAGTAGCGCAGGGGATGCACCAAAAGCAATGGATTCATGATATTGTCGGACACCTAACAGTAACTGCGTTAACTGAATACGTCACCTTATGGCATCACTTACAGCAGGTTCAGTTAACGCCCGGGTCGAAGATTTGGTGACTTGGAAATGGGATAGCTCTGGTTCTTACTCCTCTAAATCGGTATGCAAGTTCTTCTACAGCACCTCCATCAAGTTTGCCGCAGCGGAACCGATTTGGAAGGCTTGGGCACCATTGAAAGTGAAGGTATTCATGTGGTTAGCTGTCAAGAATCGGCTCTGGACAGCTGCTAGGAGGCAGAGACGAGGATTGCAAGATCATGCGCGTTGTGGCCTGTGTGATCAGGAGTCAGAGACTACAGATCACCTCTTCTCTAGGTGCCCTTTCTCTATGCATGTGTGGCATCGAGTCAGTGCAGTACTGAACCTGCACAACGCCATCCCGGCAAAtgaagtcggactgctagactGGTGGCTCAGCAAGAGAAGCGGTGTCCATTCCGGGCAAATGAAAGGCTTCGATTCAGCATTTATGCTTGTTTCATGGAAAATACGGAAGGAACGCAATGAAAGGGTGTTTGCAAGATCGCCACCAAAGGATGCCTCACAACTGCTGCAGGAGATCATTCAGGAAGGGCAACTCTGGTGCGCCTCTGGTGCAAAACACCTAGCTGCCATAGGCTGGCCGATACCATCAGGTGTTTTAGATCAGCATTTTTGATTTCGGCCTTTCTGTGCCATTTGTGTTGTCGTTGCGGTGGTGTAATGTAAGCTAAAACATGCCTAAAcccgtgtgcgtgcgcccggaTAGGCCCGCAATGTACaaaacttttttcttcttaatacaaagatacgcagctctgctgcgtattcacgaaaaaaaaTTTCAGGACGGCGATGATACGTGTAGCTGCAAATACTTCTATGTTGCTGCACTAATTTACTTTACAATAagtaaaaaatagaaatatggGGAGAAAATAGTGGCCGCCGAACTTGGCCTCGTAAAGACCAGGCGCAAACACGTACTCAATTTGTCAGTTTAGAAATCACATCAGTCACAACTATCTCTTGGCAAAATGGACGGCGATTGTAAGGAAGCATGAAGAAGCCCAaataaaattctaaaaattGATAATGATGTTGCTTGTCAGTGGGAAGTCATCACCAATCAGCCCAATCTAAAAATTATGGTGAGAGAACACCCTAGCTGCTCAAACATTGCATAATCAATTGGATCCAAGTCATTCAGCAAAAAGACCAGAACTCTACCCCAAGCAATGCAATTTTCAGATAGCCTATATTGAACATTAGTTAGCCCGTTGAGTTATTACCCAATTCAGAACAAAAAATCCAAGCACCACAACACATGAAAATTCCATTTACGCTATCAATCAACAGGTTCAATGCCCCGGCCAACATCCTCCTCCCCAAGAATGCCCAAGATGCACGCGAGAGGGAGGGGTTGCAcgaggggaggggcagcgcaTCAAAGAGAGGGGTGGCGAAtcggaggggaggggtgcggtTAGGAAAAGAAGGGGGGAGGGGCGGCATGGGCGGACGAAGAAATcagaggagggggtggcgggggTGAACCGGACGGTGCAGAGTGTGAAAGTACGATCGGAGGGTTGAAATCGGCTCGAGGGAGGACCATGGAGTGGGGGTGAGATAACGGACCGTAAAAAAATccctttttactttttttttaagtagGAGAGACATGCCTTGATTGTGGATTTAGATGTTGGCTATTGCGGCTATCAAATGCAAGGATTGTGGTTCCTCATCGGAGTTGATACAAGTTTTtttactctcttttttttatgcTAAGCTTGTTCAACTATTACGGCGAAAACGTGAATAACGACAAAGGATGGAGGGTGAAGGAGAGGGCATATGGTTATCTTTTCTTTGTAGTTTAGGTTCTTTATGTAATATGACAATGCGCTTTCTAGCTCTATTCACAAAGACAAGTATATAATTTgtttgtaaagaaaataatTTCCTTTGTTTTTAGCCTCTAATTAAAGTGCATAAAAACAGAGACAGCTATCCATATGTTTTTTCTTTATACTTTTAACTCGAGTAATATTAATATGTACACTTATTGTGTTGATCTTGATTAATCATACTTTTGGGCTTTAAAGTTGACTATTGGTTGCCTACTTTTGTGGGAATTTTGGTTAATATTAAATTTGATAAAAATGTGGCCAGGTCAATTTGTGGGCACTGATATGTTGCGTTGTTTAGGTTAATATTAAATTTGATAAAAATGTGGCCAACTTGCAAAAAATTGAAATTTCTCAAACCTGTCCTCAGATGAAAATTAAAAATGTACTCCTGTAAATCTTCCATGCAGTTTATATGGAGTAGAAAAGCATTTCGAAAAATATGGAGTAGAAAAACACACATGAAGCGCGCACAAAAAAGAGTTTATCCGAAACATAGCCCAAACCGGGCTAGCCcgttcaggaatcaggatgtGCGGCGGTTTTTTGCCTTCTTTGGCAAAACCGGTAGCCTCTTTCCTTCGCTAGATCCGGTCGGGTCGATCTCGGCCGTCCGCTCCAGATCGGACTGACGAAACCACCTCAGCGGCCGCAATTTCTATCCATCCGTTTGGCCCACGAGCtccccctctcttctctctcctcgcgTTCCTAGGGTTTTGACCCCTAAACCGCGCCGCCAtgatgcagccgccgccgccgccgcagcagcagcagcaatgggcaatggcgccgccgcccccaccgcagTACTACCAGGCGGGgcacccaccgccgccgcccccgcagTTCTACCAGGCGGGGCCTCCGCCTCCCGCTATGTggggccagccgccgccgcaggctgcgccggcgccggcgccggcaccgtcCGGCAGCGGGGGAGGGGACGAGGCTAAGACCCTCTGGATCGGGGACCTGCAGTACTGGATGGACGAGAACTACCTCTACAGCTGCTTCTCCCAAGCCGGCGAGGtgatgcgccgccgccgtctccctgcTCTTTACTTTAATTGTTTCCAGATTCCAGATTGGTCTTTGAGAATTTAATCCTACAAGTGTAGGAAAGTTGTGCCCAAGTTCTGTTTATGTGCGTGGTGAAGAGAGGCATTTTAGAACTTGCCAACTCAATGGCTTGAACAACATGATTTGCCAGTTCCGAAGTGCCAAATTATTGAGTGGTGATTGAAAAACATGGTTTTGATGCTAATTTATGTGCATTACCTGGTTGGCTGGCATTAGTTGATCTGGATAGCATTTGGCCATGCAACCGGTATGGCAAACCTGAGAAGCTACCATACCATATGTTGTCTTATCAGTTTCGAATGTGACGTTAGTTACTTAGTTTGCACAATAGTTTCTCTTTTGCCGAGAGGAGAGTTGAATCATATTAgtgtttggattttttttttctttaaggtGTGTTGTGCTTGgaattacatttttttttgtgtgtatgTTGTTCCTATGGCAGGTGTAGCCCCTAAGCAAACTTCCACTGTGTTACCGCAAACAATTTTGGTGGTTTATTAAGGGATGTTGTGACGTTCCATATTTTCCCATATTTAACAACATAATATTCACCTCTTTGGTAATGATAATTCCTTTCTGGGCTGCATCTGAATGGGAACACCAGGCAGCTGGTGTTATACTAGCCTTTTGGCAAAAGGGGGCTTATGTTATGATTTTTCTTGTGCCTCTTAATGGTATTATATGTATTGGCCATTGCAATGATAGATTCAACCTGTTTTGGGAAGCAAAATAGTTACCATTTTTGCCTGTTCACTCTAGCTGTTACGTTCTGTTAGCTAATGTCTAATATAACTATATAAGCCAAATTTCCTTGCTATGCATTCATGATTACTCTGTTTAAGATCTACTTAGATCACTGGAAGTTATTGCACTGCACATGTAATTTTCACTCTCTTTATACTTATGCAGGATTGGTTATCTCATAAAATGAGTTGCTGCTAACTTTCATATACTTGCTAGATGCCTAGATATGAACTTAATAGTGCAAATTTGTTAGTACATGATGCAAACTATCCATATGTCATGGACTGTTAGTATGTTCATGTTGATTGTATTTAGTACGTGACTCAAATTATTGGGTACTTAACTACTTATGGATTCATACTATTATTAGAAAAAATCTATGGTTTTTGATGAGCTTTCAAAGTTTACAGTGATCTTTTCACATGATTTATGTtatgtcatgactcatgagtgGTTGCCAGACTCAGATGGTTCGCATGATATTTGCACTCCCAATGTTTTAGGTTCATAGGTACCATCACAGAGATTCTTGATTATGTTTTTTTAGATATTCCTCTGCTTCAATTGTATTTATTAATATCTTCATTCAACTAGAAATGTGTTATAAATGTTCCTTTGGATTATTTCACTAAAAGTATGCTTTTATCTTCTTCAAATTTTACCACCTTTGCTGTTTTGTTATACATATTTTAATGCTTGCTTGGATATGATATTTGGATTTTTGTATGGGGTCCGTGCATGCATATTTTAGTGGGATCAACATTTTAGTTTGCACAAGTTCAGTTGTATGTTTGCATCTTTTTTACTAATATAAACAGTCTCTTGTTGGCCATTCACATATCATTCACTGATGTTTTAGCATTGGttattgaattttatatggcaTGGGCATTAGTGCATTAGGCATGTTTTGATGAGTATAGATTTGTAAAATTCAGTGCCCCCTCTGCATTTACATAATACATGTATGCTGTCTTGGACATGTGCATTTTACAAGTGGTAATTTTGAACATATCGATATTTGTGACAATCTTGGTAAAACATAGCGAGATATGGACATCTATCTTAAATAAAGGATTATTTGTGACAAACTTATCAGTATTACTTTCACTTGTTCAAACTATGTACATATCCTCATAAAATTTAGAAAGTTTTAagtgcatcccgtctacaacaTCCAAAGCATTAGAAAGTTTTAAGTGCATCCTGTCTGAAGCAACATATATTCTATACGCTTCCAAAACAACGTATATTTCATGCTGTGCCACACACCAGTAGATAATTGAAAATTTAAACAGCTTCCTTTCTAGGACGCATCATTAAAATAATTCAAATTTTGCAGATGTTTCACTATGGAATATGTTAATCTGGTTAAATTCTTTTATGAATTTTGGTTTAGGTTCTCAAAGAACTATATCCATGTGTTTGAATTGGAAGGACTAACTCACTTTTGAGTTACTCACTTGAAGCTTTAGTTGTGCTAAAGTTTGAGTAACACAAATGTGTGCTATTTATGGGAAATCACGAAAATAAGTGTTGCTCAATATAATGGTGAACTTGCTATAGTTACTGAACTGTAGTGACTAGGAGTAATACATGATTTTGATAGCAACTAGCAACTCCATCAAACCAAATGTCGCTTATTTGTGTTGGTTTATGGGTTGATCGTGTCATGCACTTTTCATGACAAGGTAATTACCGCACCAATGATGGTACAGCTCAGCTTGAAGGAGATGAAACACTATAATATAGAGAAAAACTGGACCAGAGATGGAGAAGTCTCTAGATGACACAATTACCAGGCTTTCTTGACCTCAGATTTCAAGGCCTACCATTTTGAACCGACTCAAAAGTTGTCCCAAATTCCCAATCTGCTTTTTACTCTCAAGAAATTCATTGGTAAATGTTTGAAAAATGACATGACGACCTGGATCAACAGTGAATTCAAACTGCTAGTACAAATGAATTTAACTCAGATAATTTTCCAGTCAAAAGAATATATCAAAACTAAAATACAGTATTAGATTGTTGCCTTGTGCTCAAATATTCTAATGTATTGTAAGTTGCTTCTTTCTATTAGTTTGTTTCAGTTTTTTTCAATACGTTTTGGGTGACATTCAGGATCTCTGGCAGTTTTTTTGTTTATATTGGATCGTTCAAGTCTTTGGTGACATGTGGAGCTAGCACTATAAAAGGCACATTATAGGCTACGAGACCAAGCAAAAAGAATGAACTTACTATCACGTATAGAGTTGCTGCTTTCATCTACtgcctatttcttcttattTCTCTGGCTATCTAGTCCATGAAAGATAATGCTACATGTAGTTATCCTTTGCTGTAAATTTTTCTACTAATAGTGTGTAAACAAAGACTTTTATTCCAGGGTATAGCATGGACTTATGTGTTTCATTTTATTTCAGAGAGTTCATTCCTGGCTTCGTAAAATTTACAGCATGAGAAACACCATTGTGGTATATTGGCTTAATGAGTTGACTTGTGTAATGTTCAGGTTATTTCAGTGAAGATAATTCGGAACAAGCAGACTGGGCAGCCTGAGGGTTATGGTTTTATTGAATTTGGCAACCATGCATTAGCTGAACAAGTTCTTCAGAATTATAATGGTCAAATGATGCCTAATGGTAATCAACCTTTCAAATTGAATTGGGCTACAAGTGGGGCTGGTGAGAAACGTGGAGATGATGGCTCAGATTATACTATATTTGTTGGGGATCTGGCCTCAGATGTTACAGATTTCATTCTACAAGATACATTCAAGAGTCGTTATCCATCAGTCAAGGGTGCAAAAGTTGTCTTTGACAGAACTACCGGCCGCTCGAAAGGCTATGGTTTTGTTAAATTTGGAGATTTGGATGAACAGACTCGAGCTATGACTGAAATGAATGGACAATACTGTTCTAGCAGGCCCATGCGCCTTGGACCAGCATCCAACAAGAAGAATATCAGTGGACAACAACAGCCATCTAGTGGTATGCAAGCTTACTTCTATAGCTAGGACATTTTTGGCTCTGTCAAGGGAATTATAAATATTTCCTCTTCTTGTTGTATGGTTTGTGGTAGATAAAACATGCTTCTTCTTAAATTCTCCTTAAGTATGGATGGACATGAAAATAGTTGTGCTCACTTCTTAAATTCTCCTGTTAACCATGATGAATCAGTTAAACAAACATCCCCAGATGTACCCATGGTCCTGAATTTCATAAGTTATTGTCACAAACAAAATAACATGGTCGCGTCCATCACACTGTTGAAACCATTATCAACTCCACTTTTGATGCTTGCACCGCACCTTTAGTGCCTTTCTCCAATCTCTAATTTCTTCATAGCATTTTGTTTAACAGACTTTGTACTGGAAGAAATAATCAATAAAACATCTCTATTAAGGCCACCATTTAAGCCTTCTGAGATATAAACGGTATCACAGCTTCTCATCCATACAAGCACAGTCAAATGTAGGGTGCACCGTACACTCAGATAAACAACATTGTACAACTACCAAGTGATAGTTTGAAGAACGTTCTATTAAATCTACAACTATTTTGTTGATTACTTTTTTATTATCTGTTATGATCTGACCAGGTTGACATGTGGCATATTTGTGTTGTTACCACCCACGATTGATTGTTAAAAACTTGAAGTCTAAAATGTTTATGGATCACTAGATAACAGTTTGCATATTCATGACTTAGAAATCTATGACTATAGCCAAAATGTAAATTGGCTTACTCTTCCGTTCTTCTGCAGCTACATACCCGAATACACAAGGAACTGATTCTGATAATGATCCAAACAATACTACTGTGAGTATACAACAAATAGTTTTGCCTTTTCAAGCTGAACCTTGAATGGATGTTTATTTTTTAGGCATGTTTCATTGCTTGCAGGTATTTGTTGGTGGTCTTGACCCGAGTGTGACTGATGA is a genomic window containing:
- the LOC117837865 gene encoding polyadenylate-binding protein RBP45, whose amino-acid sequence is MMQPPPPPQQQQQWAMAPPPPPQYYQAGHPPPPPPQFYQAGPPPPAMWGQPPPQAAPAPAPAPSGSGGGDEAKTLWIGDLQYWMDENYLYSCFSQAGEVISVKIIRNKQTGQPEGYGFIEFGNHALAEQVLQNYNGQMMPNGNQPFKLNWATSGAGEKRGDDGSDYTIFVGDLASDVTDFILQDTFKSRYPSVKGAKVVFDRTTGRSKGYGFVKFGDLDEQTRAMTEMNGQYCSSRPMRLGPASNKKNISGQQQPSSATYPNTQGTDSDNDPNNTTVFVGGLDPSVTDEVLRQTFSPYGELLYVKIPVGKRCGFVQYSNRASAEEAIRVLNGTQLGGQSVRLSWGRSPANKQPQQEQNQWSSGYYGYPQGYDPYGYARPPQDPAMYAYTAYPGYGNYQQQPPQQPPPQQ